AGCCGCATGCGCAGCTCGTGCACCTGCTGCTGCGGCACCAGGATGGCGCCGCCGGATTCGGAGAACCTGAAGGGCACGTTCATCTGCTGCAGCGCGGCAATGATGTTGCCGCCGTCGCGCTCCGAAATGTTCGTGAACAGCACGGCGAAGGTCGGGGTGCGCGTCCAGGTCCACCCGGCGACCACGATCGCCGTCACCATCGACAGGGCGATGATGGTCAGCAGCTTCTGCTGCATGGGCAGCCGCATGAAGGCGGCAAGCGAGAATTGCGTATCGGCCATATATACCCACCGTTCGTTCGGTTTTCCCGGATCGGGTCCCGGGCATCTGGCGGCATTCTGCCCATGCCATGCAAGAAGCGTTCTGGAGATAAGCGGCAATTTTTGCCTCCTATTTGCCGGCTTGGCCGGTTTGAAGCGGGCGTAATCTGCGGCCATCCCAATAGGGGCGAGCGCATGGACAGCCAGACGGAAAAGCAGCAGGAAAACCCGCAGCGGATCGAGGCCGGCCGCCTGGCGGAAGCCTTTCGCCTGTTCAGCCAGGCCTCGGAAGATCTTGCCGGCGCGTATACCAGCCTGCAGGAACAGGTGGCCGGCCTGACGGCGGAACTGGCGCTGGCCAATGGCCGCCTGAAGCGCGAATACGCGGAAAAGACGGCGCTCAACGAGCGCCTGGCCCTGCTGCTCGACGCCCTGCCGGCCGGCGTGGCCGTGCTGGATGCCTTCGGCCGCGTCGAGCAGGTGAATCCCGCCGCCGCCGGCATCCTCGGCGCCGACATCGAGGGCCGCATCTGGGAGGAGTTCGCCTCTTCCTGCCTGGTGTCGACGACGACGCCGGGCGAATGGGAAATGCCGCGCCTGCGGGATCGCCGCATTGCCGTCACCGAAACCCGGCTGGCGGCGAGCGGCGGACGCATCGTGCTGATCCACGACGTCACCGAGGCGCATCGCATGAAGACGCTGGCGGCGCGCAACGAGCGGCTGGCGGCGATGGGCGAGATGGCGGCCGGACTCGCCCACCAGCTGCGCACGCCGCTGGCGGCGGCGCTGCTCTACGCCGGCGCGCTGGAGAACCCGCGACTGCCCGAGACGGAACGCACGCGCTGCGGCAGCCGCGTGGTCGAGCGCCTGCAGTACCTGGAGCGCCTGATCCGCGACATGCTGACCTTCGCCCGCGGCGAGGCGAGCGGCGGCGAATCGATCCCGGTGTCCGAGCTGATGGCCGAGGCGGTGCAGGTGTTCGAGCCGCTGGCGCGCCGCCGCGAGGTGGCCTTCGTCGTCGCCGACGACAGCGCCGATGCCGCCGTCAGCGGCAACCGCAAGGCGCTGTCCGGCGCGCTGGTGAACCTGATGGAAAACGCCCTCGATGCCTGCGCTTCAGGCGGTCGCATCGAGCTGGCCGCCGGGCTGGCCGACGGGACGGTATGCATCCGCGTGCGCGACAACGGCCGCGGCATGGATGCGGCGACCCAGGCGCGCCTGTTCGAACCCTTCTTCACGACGCGCGCCGAAGGCACCGGTCTCGGTCTCGCGATCGCCCGCGGCGTCGCGCGCGCCCACGGCGGCGGCATCGAGGTCGAGTCCGCCCCGGGCGCCGGCGCCCTGTTCAGACTGACTTTGCCGGCGGTGGTTGCAAACCCGGCCGGCGCCACCGAACAACTGCAACCGATGGAACGGAGAGCATCATGCCTGAGCCACTGAACATCCTGGTCGTCGAGGACGACCTGCAACTGCGCGACGCCCTGTGCCTGACGCTGGAATGCGCCGGCCACCATGTGATGGGTGCGGCCGACGGTCCGGCGGCCTTGCGCCTGCTCGAGCGCGAGGCGTTCAACCTGGTGGTGAGCGATCTGCGCATGCAGCCGATGGACGGCATCGAGTTGCTGAAGGCCATCCGCGGACGCGAACCCCACCTGCCGGTGCTGCTGATGACGGCCTTCGGCGACGTGGACAAGGCGGTCTCGGCGATGCGCGCCGGCGCCTGCGACTTCCTGCTCAAGCCCTTCGAGCCGAAGGTGCTGCTCGAGCATGTCGCCCGCCATGCGGCGCAGCCCGCGCAGGCGGAGGGCGTCATCGCCGCCGATCCGCGCACGCGCAACCTGCTGGCGCTCGCCGCGCGCGTGGCGAAGACCGAGGCCACCGTGCTGCTCACCGGCGAGTCCGGCACCGGCAAGGAAGTCTTTGCCCGCCACATCCATAGTCAGTCCCCGCGGCACGGCGCGCCTTTCGTCGCCATCAACTGCGCGGCGATTCCGGAGAACCTGCTGGAGGCCACGCTGTTCGGCCACGAGAAGGGCTCGTTCACCGGCGCCCAGGCGGCGCAGGCCGGCAAGTTCGAGCAGGCCCAGGGCGGCACGCTGCTGCTCGACGAGATTTCGGAAATGCCGCTGGCGCTGCAGGCCAAGCTGCTGCGCGTGCTGCAGGAGCGCGAAGTGGAGCGCGTCGGCGGCAAGAAGCCGATCCCCCTCGACATCCGCGTGCTCGCCACCAGCAACCGCGACATGGCCAAGGAAGTGGCCGCCGGCCGCTTCCGCGAGGACCTCTACTACCGCCTCAACGTCTTCCCCCTGCAGATTCCCGCGCTGCGCGAGCGGCCGGCGGACATCGTGCCGCTGGCGCGGCACTTTGCCGGCCTGCACGGCAATCCGGCGGCAAGGTTTGCCGCCGACGCCGAGGCGCTGCTGGCGGCCCATGCCTGGCCGGGCAACGTGCGCGAGCTGGAAAACGCCGTGCAGCGGGCTCTGATCCTGGCTGGCGGCGACACGGTCGCGGCGGAACATCTGCAGCTTTCCCTGCAGTTCGCGGCGCCCGCGGAGCAGCCGCAATGGCCTGCCGCAATAGAGGAAATCCGCCCGGTCGAGCGTCCCCAGGCGGCGCCTTCCAACATGCGCGACCTGGAGCGCCAGCACATCCTGGAGACCCTGGCCGCAGTGAATGGCTCGCGCAAGCGGGCGGTCGAACTGCTCGGCATTTCCGAGCGCACCCTGCGCTACAAGCTGCAGCAGTACCGCACCGCTGGCGCCATCTGACGGTCTCCATGCTGGCATGCGGATTGCTGTAGAAAGGCCGGAAGCCTAAGGAGTTTTGAAATGGACACACGCGGCATAGACCAGATGCTCTCCGAGCTGCGCGCGACGGCGCAGCTCGCCTCCGGCAAGGCCCTGCAGCCGAAACAGGCCGGCGAGGCCGGCGCAGCGGATTTCGGCCAGATCCTGAAGAGCACGCTGGACCAGGTGAGCCAGGCCCAGATGGATGCGCAGAAGCTGGCGCAGGACTTTTCGGCCGGCACCGGCAATGCCAGCCTGCAGGACGTCATGATGTCCCTGCAAAAGGCCAATCTGTCTTTCCAGCAGATGGTGCAGGTGCGCAACCGCCTGGTCTCCGCCTACCACGACATCATGAACATGCAGGTGTAAGCGGCCTGCGCGCCACAAACGCAAAGCGGCGCCTGGGCGCCGCTTTTGCCTTCCCTCCGCCGGGCGGTCACATCATGCCGGTTTCCCTGGCCTTGCGTTCGCGCTCGACGCGGATGATGTAGCGCTGGATCAGCGTCAGCATCTGGCCGGGCAGGTCGACGAACTGGCAGCCGGCCCGCTTGGTCTTCACGCCGCTGCGCAGGGTGAACTCGAAGACGTTGCGCACGCGCAGGGTGGCCAGCACCGTGCCGACGTCGGGCAGCTCGATGCGGCAGTTTTCGAACAGGTGGTCCGTTTCGAATTCCAGCCCCTCCGGCGGCGCCATGACGCCCAGGCCGCCGCCGCTGATGTCGATCACCGTCGTCTCGACGGTCGTCTTGCTGCCGTCGGCCATCTTGACGGGGATGACGCAGCGGATGGGGTGGGCGATCGGCGCGGTCAGGCGGTAGAACTCGCGGCGCTGCAGGCGCAGCAGTTCCTCCGGAATCGCGGCGCGGAAGGCCTCCCGGCCCTCGTATTCCGCCTTGGCGAGGTGCT
The window above is part of the Denitratisoma sp. genome. Proteins encoded here:
- a CDS encoding flagellar brake protein, with protein sequence MSDTKQNENDLQDSPPLRFELMQADDYSKYLLRSKKEIVFILRAMRDKGALITVYFNQGNDFLLTTLLSVSAEGGTMLLDPGSNAEMNRKALASDKLIFIATHDKVKIQFNVKHLAKAEYEGREAFRAAIPEELLRLQRREFYRLTAPIAHPIRCVIPVKMADGSKTTVETTVIDISGGGLGVMAPPEGLEFETDHLFENCRIELPDVGTVLATLRVRNVFEFTLRSGVKTKRAGCQFVDLPGQMLTLIQRYIIRVERERKARETGMM
- the fliE gene encoding flagellar hook-basal body complex protein FliE; this translates as MDTRGIDQMLSELRATAQLASGKALQPKQAGEAGAADFGQILKSTLDQVSQAQMDAQKLAQDFSAGTGNASLQDVMMSLQKANLSFQQMVQVRNRLVSAYHDIMNMQV
- a CDS encoding sigma-54 dependent transcriptional regulator, with translation MPEPLNILVVEDDLQLRDALCLTLECAGHHVMGAADGPAALRLLEREAFNLVVSDLRMQPMDGIELLKAIRGREPHLPVLLMTAFGDVDKAVSAMRAGACDFLLKPFEPKVLLEHVARHAAQPAQAEGVIAADPRTRNLLALAARVAKTEATVLLTGESGTGKEVFARHIHSQSPRHGAPFVAINCAAIPENLLEATLFGHEKGSFTGAQAAQAGKFEQAQGGTLLLDEISEMPLALQAKLLRVLQEREVERVGGKKPIPLDIRVLATSNRDMAKEVAAGRFREDLYYRLNVFPLQIPALRERPADIVPLARHFAGLHGNPAARFAADAEALLAAHAWPGNVRELENAVQRALILAGGDTVAAEHLQLSLQFAAPAEQPQWPAAIEEIRPVERPQAAPSNMRDLERQHILETLAAVNGSRKRAVELLGISERTLRYKLQQYRTAGAI
- a CDS encoding ATP-binding protein, with protein sequence MDSQTEKQQENPQRIEAGRLAEAFRLFSQASEDLAGAYTSLQEQVAGLTAELALANGRLKREYAEKTALNERLALLLDALPAGVAVLDAFGRVEQVNPAAAGILGADIEGRIWEEFASSCLVSTTTPGEWEMPRLRDRRIAVTETRLAASGGRIVLIHDVTEAHRMKTLAARNERLAAMGEMAAGLAHQLRTPLAAALLYAGALENPRLPETERTRCGSRVVERLQYLERLIRDMLTFARGEASGGESIPVSELMAEAVQVFEPLARRREVAFVVADDSADAAVSGNRKALSGALVNLMENALDACASGGRIELAAGLADGTVCIRVRDNGRGMDAATQARLFEPFFTTRAEGTGLGLAIARGVARAHGGGIEVESAPGAGALFRLTLPAVVANPAGATEQLQPMERRASCLSH